One Struthio camelus isolate bStrCam1 chromosome 10, bStrCam1.hap1, whole genome shotgun sequence genomic region harbors:
- the DYNLRB2 gene encoding dynein light chain roadblock-type 2 — protein MAEVEETLKRIQAHKGVVGTIVVNAEGIPIRTTLDNSTTVQYAGLLHQLTMKARSTVRDIDPQNDLTFLRIRSKKHEIMVAPDKEYLLIVIQNPCE, from the exons atg GCTGAAGTGGAGGAAACCCTGAAGAGGATCCAAGCGCACAAGGGGGTCGTTGGCACTATTGTGGTGAACGCGGAAG GAATTCCAATCAGAACAACTCTTGATAACTCTACAACAGTCCAGTATGCAGGTCTTCTTCATCAGCTCACCATGAAAGCTAGGAGCACAGTGAGAGATATTGATCCTCAGAATGATCTAACCTTTCTTAGGATCAGATCAAAGAAACATGAAATCATGGTAGCTCCAG ATAAGGAGTATCTCCTGATCGTTATTCAGAACCCATGCGAATAG